From one Gracilibacillus salinarum genomic stretch:
- a CDS encoding DUF4097 family beta strand repeat-containing protein: MIKMKRIVLIALILCITGVIGSAATYKFAAAGSSVTQTEQVQGKDISNIEIDADNETIEIMPTSDTAITVELTGKTDKNNEKQLVVEENNQTLFVKIKSDRFRFLSFDFFDWDRTLTVHLPEKQYDRLMADVDNGYMEAAGLHIDEIDVETNNGKVDLQEMTAQSIQAESDNGKIFMKNVTADEVAVGTDNGRIELIEVEGTLQGNTSNGAISLKTSDIDRAIDFTTNNGSIKIETEKEPTNVVFETRTDNGRVSIFEDADYDMMVGEGENEIKLTTNNGSITVTK, translated from the coding sequence ATGATAAAGATGAAAAGAATTGTTCTTATTGCACTAATATTATGTATTACAGGAGTGATTGGCAGTGCAGCTACCTATAAATTTGCTGCGGCTGGTTCATCCGTGACACAAACGGAGCAAGTGCAGGGTAAAGATATCTCCAATATCGAAATAGATGCAGATAATGAAACAATCGAAATCATGCCAACAAGCGATACCGCAATCACTGTAGAGCTGACTGGCAAGACTGATAAAAATAATGAAAAGCAGCTCGTTGTAGAAGAAAATAATCAGACTCTTTTTGTGAAAATAAAGTCGGATCGATTTCGTTTTCTTTCATTTGACTTTTTTGACTGGGATCGAACATTGACCGTTCACCTGCCTGAAAAACAATATGACCGCTTAATGGCGGATGTTGACAATGGATATATGGAAGCAGCAGGTCTTCACATCGACGAGATAGATGTTGAGACAAATAATGGTAAGGTTGACTTACAGGAGATGACTGCTCAATCTATTCAAGCAGAATCAGATAATGGTAAAATCTTTATGAAAAACGTGACAGCAGATGAGGTGGCTGTGGGCACGGACAATGGCAGAATTGAACTGATAGAGGTTGAAGGAACATTACAAGGAAATACTAGCAATGGTGCTATTTCACTAAAAACTAGTGATATTGACCGGGCAATTGATTTTACTACCAATAATGGCAGCATCAAAATAGAAACAGAGAAAGAGCCAACCAACGTTGTATTTGAAACGCGAACGGATAACGGACGTGTATCGATCTTCGAAGACGCTGATTATGATATGATGGTAGGCGAAGGTGAAAATGAAATTAAGTTAACAACGAACAACGGAAGTATTACAGTAACGAAATAA
- a CDS encoding aminoglycoside 6-adenylyltransferase, which produces MRSEKEMMELILRFAREDERVRVVGMNGSRTNPNVVKDSFQDYDIVYLVDDMTSLLKDRDWIDYFGERMIMQTPEESTLFPSTLGGWFTFLIQFTDGNRLDLMLIPIEEINNYIANDTLTRILLDKDELIEDNPLPNESSHYIKQPTYSEFVDCCNEFWWVNPYVAKGLCRDQYLYATHHIDKVLREELLRVMAWNIGVTYDFKVNLGAAYKLLPDYLEPERFQSLQATYQLHTTSHCWESLFLMQQMFSEEARLLADRLDYTYPDHFERVINYIRELYRAE; this is translated from the coding sequence ATGCGTAGTGAAAAGGAAATGATGGAGTTGATTTTGCGGTTTGCACGTGAGGATGAGCGGGTGAGGGTGGTCGGCATGAATGGATCTCGCACCAATCCGAACGTGGTGAAGGATTCTTTTCAAGACTATGATATTGTGTATTTGGTAGATGACATGACATCTTTGCTTAAAGACCGAGACTGGATTGATTATTTTGGTGAGCGAATGATCATGCAGACACCGGAGGAATCTACACTATTTCCTTCAACACTAGGAGGCTGGTTTACTTTTCTCATTCAATTCACAGATGGCAATCGACTGGATTTAATGTTGATCCCCATTGAAGAAATCAACAACTATATAGCTAATGATACACTTACACGCATACTATTAGATAAGGATGAACTTATTGAAGATAATCCTCTTCCGAATGAATCAAGCCACTATATCAAACAACCAACCTACTCTGAATTTGTAGACTGTTGTAACGAATTCTGGTGGGTAAATCCCTATGTAGCAAAAGGGTTATGTCGTGACCAATATCTATATGCTACGCACCATATCGACAAGGTACTTCGCGAAGAATTATTAAGAGTGATGGCCTGGAATATTGGTGTAACCTATGATTTTAAGGTCAATCTCGGGGCAGCCTACAAGCTTTTGCCTGACTATCTGGAGCCAGAGCGTTTTCAATCGTTACAAGCTACCTATCAATTACATACAACATCACATTGCTGGGAGTCATTGTTTTTGATGCAGCAAATGTTCAGCGAAGAAGCTAGACTGCTTGCTGATCGATTAGATTACACGTATCCAGATCATTTTGAAAGGGTTATCAACTATATCCGTGAATTATACCGGGCAGAGTAA
- a CDS encoding ATP-grasp domain-containing protein: MRKKGWIIYNGNLYTTKFSEQVEWLKRTATAYDFDMEAIPNNQLLVTVENGKSKLLTEKPLPDFVFFWDKDLVLARQLEQLGVRLFNPARAIEISDDKALTTAALADHGIPMPKTIMAPKVFLQLEDDQYLQQVIDSLGFPMILKECFGSFGEQVYFVEDESSLRKKAKELANKPFLFQEYLQSSYGRDIRLHVVGDKVVASMLRKAENDFRANVTAGGKMYPYEPTSVEKELAVTCSQLIGADFTGVDILFGEQEEPVICEINSNAHFKNIFDCTGIDITLDMMAYIKEQIG; this comes from the coding sequence ATGCGAAAAAAAGGCTGGATTATTTACAATGGTAACTTATATACAACAAAATTCTCAGAGCAGGTAGAATGGCTAAAACGAACAGCGACAGCATATGATTTTGATATGGAGGCAATACCAAACAATCAATTACTGGTAACTGTGGAGAACGGGAAGTCCAAGCTGCTCACTGAAAAACCATTACCTGATTTTGTCTTCTTCTGGGATAAGGACCTTGTTTTGGCACGTCAGCTGGAGCAATTAGGCGTGCGGCTGTTTAACCCAGCTCGGGCGATCGAAATAAGCGATGATAAGGCATTGACCACTGCTGCATTAGCCGATCACGGAATTCCGATGCCCAAGACGATTATGGCACCAAAAGTTTTCCTGCAACTAGAAGATGATCAGTACTTACAGCAGGTGATCGACAGCCTGGGATTTCCGATGATTCTGAAAGAATGCTTCGGTTCCTTTGGCGAGCAGGTCTATTTTGTAGAGGATGAATCATCATTACGGAAGAAAGCAAAGGAACTCGCGAACAAGCCGTTTCTGTTTCAGGAATATCTGCAGTCAAGCTATGGACGGGATATCCGTCTGCATGTTGTCGGAGATAAAGTAGTCGCATCGATGCTCCGAAAAGCAGAGAATGACTTTCGTGCCAATGTAACCGCCGGAGGTAAGATGTATCCGTATGAGCCGACCTCTGTTGAAAAGGAGCTTGCTGTGACGTGCAGTCAGCTGATAGGAGCAGATTTTACGGGCGTTGATATTTTATTTGGCGAGCAAGAAGAACCGGTCATTTGTGAAATTAACTCGAATGCACATTTTAAGAATATTTTCGATTGTACCGGGATAGATATTACATTGGATATGATGGCATATATAAAGGAGCAAATCGGATGA
- a CDS encoding P-II family nitrogen regulator — translation MMPNEKTRHFEIIYVIVKFGLGSKILKEAKKCGVSGGTLFIGRGTISNRILNLLSITDMRKEIVMMISNQKTTKKAMEHLNKVFRFDKPNHGIVFTTSLTSLMGTRSCQIEDDEERGDGEIMYQNIIVIVDKGNAEDVIKAAQKAGSKGGTIINARGSGIHETDKLFSMDIEPEKEIVMILSDEDYTEPICNKIRAELKIDEPGNGIIFVQDVNRTYGIYE, via the coding sequence ATGATGCCTAATGAAAAAACACGTCATTTTGAAATAATTTATGTGATCGTGAAGTTTGGTTTAGGTAGTAAGATTTTAAAAGAGGCGAAAAAATGCGGCGTCTCTGGCGGTACCCTTTTTATCGGAAGAGGTACCATCAGTAATCGGATTCTAAATTTGTTATCGATTACAGACATGCGCAAGGAAATTGTGATGATGATCTCCAATCAAAAAACGACGAAAAAAGCGATGGAGCATTTAAATAAAGTATTTCGTTTTGACAAACCAAATCATGGGATTGTATTTACAACATCGTTAACCAGTTTAATGGGGACGAGAAGCTGTCAGATTGAAGATGATGAGGAAAGAGGTGACGGGGAGATTATGTATCAGAATATTATTGTGATTGTCGATAAAGGAAATGCAGAGGATGTCATCAAGGCAGCGCAAAAAGCTGGATCCAAAGGTGGTACCATCATTAACGCAAGAGGATCCGGTATTCATGAAACAGACAAGCTGTTCTCCATGGATATTGAACCGGAGAAGGAAATTGTGATGATTTTATCAGATGAAGATTACACGGAACCGATCTGTAATAAAATTCGTGCAGAATTAAAAATTGACGAACCAGGAAATGGCATCATCTTCGTCCAAGACGTTAACCGCACATATGGCATTTACGAGTAG
- a CDS encoding SLAP domain-containing protein has translation MQHLIFEEAWERTISDGDRQRIKDIFEKTKTASNDGISFIIIQVASNHRNDLLVTSLVHNFSNEPADLTNASVQLVDEHNGEIGSMQVQDERLRIPADTSMPWTFIFPKLGDKEQSDINRPFLLSRR, from the coding sequence ATGCAACATTTAATTTTTGAAGAAGCTTGGGAAAGAACAATTAGCGATGGAGATCGTCAACGGATAAAGGACATTTTTGAAAAGACAAAAACTGCAAGTAATGATGGTATTTCTTTCATCATCATCCAAGTAGCCAGCAATCATCGCAATGATCTGTTAGTAACAAGTCTAGTTCATAACTTTAGTAACGAGCCTGCGGATTTAACTAATGCTTCCGTTCAATTAGTTGACGAGCATAACGGGGAAATCGGCAGCATGCAGGTTCAAGATGAAAGACTCCGGATACCTGCAGATACATCCATGCCCTGGACATTTATTTTTCCGAAACTCGGCGATAAAGAGCAATCAGATATAAACCGTCCATTCCTTTTATCACGACGCTAA
- a CDS encoding DUF1700 domain-containing protein codes for MNKEQFLHALQQSLSKLSEEERNDILHDFKEHFDVGTSEGKTEEEIAQSLGSPGQIAKELMATYYLEKVNSSSSTSNIFKAVWAVIGLGFFNIVIVLGPFIGLVAVLVSGWASGGAFAISPVLYLLNILIEPASFSLFSLFFTIGLTGLGILLLVGMFYATRFITKLFVRYLHYNVNLVKGGMKG; via the coding sequence ATGAATAAAGAACAATTTCTACATGCGTTACAGCAATCATTATCTAAATTATCTGAAGAAGAAAGAAACGATATTTTGCATGATTTTAAGGAGCATTTTGACGTAGGTACATCAGAAGGAAAAACAGAAGAGGAAATAGCACAATCCCTTGGTTCACCTGGTCAGATTGCAAAAGAATTGATGGCCACTTACTATTTGGAGAAAGTAAATAGTTCTTCATCTACATCAAATATATTTAAAGCAGTCTGGGCTGTTATCGGATTAGGTTTTTTTAATATTGTCATTGTGTTAGGGCCGTTTATCGGTTTGGTAGCAGTATTGGTATCAGGCTGGGCTTCTGGTGGAGCTTTTGCTATCTCCCCGGTTCTGTATCTATTGAATATTTTAATTGAGCCAGCGTCTTTCAGTTTGTTTTCTCTATTCTTTACGATTGGACTTACAGGATTAGGTATATTGTTATTAGTCGGGATGTTCTATGCGACACGATTTATTACCAAATTGTTTGTGCGGTATTTACATTACAATGTCAATTTAGTTAAAGGTGGAATGAAAGGATGA
- a CDS encoding ABC transporter ATP-binding protein: protein MNMIEINGVTKKFGSFTALNNVDLTVKQGEVYGFIGPNGAGKSTTIRVLLGIIKATSGQTTVFEKDAWKDAVDIHRKVAYVPGDVHLWENLTGGEIIDTFLKLRGGINKTKRDQLIKRYQLDPRKKAGTYSKGNRQKVALIAAFASDADLFILDEPTAGLDPLMENVFQECVQEVKQAGKSVLLSSHILSEVEKLCDRVGIIREGKMIESGSLDELRHLTRTSMLIETIEDASALKEVEGIHHFQENNHVYSFQVDTEQLAAIMKIIVPYGVKRMESTPPTLEDLFMRHYQEEKVEGKG from the coding sequence ATGAATATGATTGAGATTAACGGTGTCACCAAGAAATTCGGCTCTTTTACAGCTTTAAATAATGTAGACTTAACCGTTAAACAGGGGGAAGTCTATGGCTTTATTGGACCGAATGGAGCAGGGAAATCAACGACAATCAGGGTGCTGCTAGGTATTATCAAGGCAACGTCCGGACAAACAACTGTTTTCGAAAAAGATGCCTGGAAGGACGCCGTCGATATTCATCGTAAAGTAGCTTATGTGCCAGGGGATGTACATTTGTGGGAAAACTTAACCGGTGGAGAGATAATAGATACGTTTTTGAAGCTTCGGGGTGGCATAAACAAGACAAAACGTGATCAATTAATCAAACGCTATCAGCTTGATCCTCGAAAAAAAGCAGGCACCTATTCCAAAGGTAATCGGCAGAAAGTAGCCTTAATCGCGGCTTTTGCTTCGGATGCAGATTTATTTATTCTGGATGAACCAACTGCCGGGCTTGATCCATTGATGGAGAATGTTTTTCAGGAGTGCGTTCAGGAAGTGAAACAAGCAGGCAAAAGTGTACTTTTATCCAGTCATATTCTATCAGAAGTAGAGAAATTATGTGATCGTGTCGGTATTATCCGGGAAGGAAAAATGATCGAGAGCGGTTCGTTAGATGAATTGCGTCACCTCACGAGAACAAGTATGTTGATTGAGACAATCGAAGATGCTTCAGCGTTGAAAGAAGTAGAAGGTATTCATCATTTTCAGGAAAATAATCATGTCTACAGCTTTCAAGTGGATACAGAACAATTAGCAGCTATCATGAAAATCATTGTTCCATATGGCGTCAAGCGAATGGAAAGCACACCGCCAACACTAGAAGATTTATTTATGCGTCATTACCAAGAGGAGAAGGTAGAAGGAAAGGGGTGA
- a CDS encoding DUF1538 domain-containing protein, with the protein MNILWSKLLEVVYAVLPITIIVIILQFTLTSLDITLIFRFLIGAIFIIIGLSIFLLGVDIGITPIGTQLGKTIAKSNRLWIVIMAGLCLGFIISIAEPDLHILAGQVEMVTSNAIAKLTLVIVVSAGIAVMLAIGLIRIVHNIPLFKILTIIYGVVFLLALFTSPQFLAIAFDASGATTGAMTVPFILALSIGISVMKKDSKASEKDSFGLVAIASVGAIITVMLMSIFSNQSELAGGMMEEEHHGTEALFTPFLHEFGHIAQEVMLALAPIVILFFVFQKFSFKLSKESVRKIVTGLVFTFVGLVLFLVGVNAGFMELGTELGYSIASLEHKAYIVIVGLILGIVTILAEPAVYVLTSQIEDVTSGYVKRKLVLFTLAIGVGIAVALSMLRILIPELQLWHYILPGYLIAIALMYITPKLFVGIAFDSGGVASGPMTATFILAFTHGAAEAIEGADVIVDGFGMIAMVALTPLITLQILGLIFKLKSRKGGMMS; encoded by the coding sequence TTGAATATATTATGGTCAAAATTGCTGGAAGTTGTCTATGCTGTTCTCCCCATTACGATTATTGTTATCATTCTTCAATTTACTTTAACATCACTTGATATCACCTTAATTTTTCGCTTTTTAATTGGTGCCATTTTTATTATTATCGGACTGTCCATATTTCTGCTGGGAGTAGATATCGGCATTACTCCGATTGGGACCCAGCTGGGAAAAACGATTGCAAAATCAAATCGGTTGTGGATCGTTATTATGGCAGGTTTATGTCTAGGTTTTATTATTTCGATAGCAGAACCTGATTTGCATATATTAGCGGGACAAGTCGAGATGGTCACGTCCAATGCCATCGCCAAATTGACTCTCGTTATTGTTGTTTCCGCAGGTATAGCGGTTATGCTTGCAATCGGTTTAATTAGGATTGTGCACAATATCCCCTTATTTAAAATACTAACTATTATATACGGTGTTGTATTTCTCTTAGCATTGTTTACTTCTCCACAATTTTTGGCTATTGCCTTTGATGCATCTGGTGCTACGACCGGTGCAATGACAGTGCCATTTATTCTTGCGTTATCAATTGGTATATCAGTGATGAAAAAAGATAGTAAAGCATCGGAGAAGGACAGCTTTGGTCTGGTTGCGATTGCTTCCGTCGGGGCGATCATTACAGTGATGTTAATGAGTATTTTCAGTAACCAGAGTGAATTGGCAGGTGGCATGATGGAAGAAGAACATCATGGAACAGAAGCTCTATTTACGCCTTTTTTGCATGAATTTGGTCATATCGCGCAAGAAGTGATGCTGGCTTTGGCGCCTATTGTTATTTTGTTTTTTGTCTTTCAGAAGTTCTCATTTAAATTATCGAAAGAATCGGTGCGCAAAATAGTGACAGGACTAGTGTTTACGTTTGTTGGACTCGTACTGTTCTTGGTAGGGGTAAATGCGGGTTTTATGGAGTTAGGGACAGAATTGGGATATAGTATTGCCAGCTTGGAACATAAGGCGTATATTGTTATTGTCGGATTAATCTTAGGGATTGTTACAATACTCGCAGAACCGGCTGTTTATGTGCTGACAAGTCAGATCGAGGATGTAACAAGTGGGTACGTGAAACGGAAATTGGTCTTATTTACGTTAGCAATAGGTGTAGGGATCGCTGTTGCATTATCAATGCTACGGATACTTATTCCAGAGTTGCAGCTGTGGCATTATATTCTGCCAGGTTATTTAATTGCAATTGCGCTAATGTATATTACGCCAAAGTTATTTGTGGGTATTGCTTTTGACTCAGGTGGTGTTGCTTCAGGCCCGATGACAGCGACGTTCATTCTCGCGTTTACCCATGGAGCAGCAGAAGCAATTGAAGGTGCGGATGTGATAGTGGACGGTTTTGGCATGATTGCGATGGTAGCCTTAACCCCGTTGATTACCTTGCAAATACTCGGATTAATCTTCAAGCTTAAGTCAAGAAAAGGGGGCATGATGTCATGA
- a CDS encoding TetR/AcrR family transcriptional regulator, producing the protein MDGFKKRTQQKQEQILQTALQLFSANGIKKVSIAQIAKAAEVSQVSIYNYFDSKHNLVHETMIYYIEKLFQQYLDIMNGDLSFREKIEQIIFNKTALAHSIHDEVYHFLIEQSYVEKIFQEKSVPLFHQLIEEGKQTGYIDHSLSNEAIMLYLHMFKDYMQKDGVSDYILPITEDVMHLFFYGMIGKKN; encoded by the coding sequence ATGGACGGTTTCAAAAAACGCACACAGCAGAAACAAGAACAAATTCTTCAAACAGCGCTGCAACTTTTTTCTGCTAACGGCATCAAAAAAGTATCAATCGCACAAATTGCCAAAGCAGCTGAAGTATCACAAGTTTCGATATATAATTACTTTGACAGTAAACATAATCTCGTTCACGAAACGATGATCTATTATATTGAGAAGTTATTCCAGCAATATTTGGACATTATGAACGGTGACCTCTCCTTCCGTGAAAAAATTGAACAAATCATCTTCAACAAAACAGCACTGGCACATTCGATTCATGATGAAGTCTATCACTTCCTGATCGAACAATCCTATGTTGAGAAAATCTTTCAAGAGAAATCTGTTCCTCTTTTTCACCAGTTGATTGAAGAGGGAAAACAAACAGGCTATATTGATCACAGTCTATCGAATGAAGCCATCATGCTTTATCTGCATATGTTCAAAGACTACATGCAAAAGGATGGTGTGAGTGACTATATCCTGCCGATCACGGAAGATGTCATGCACCTGTTCTTTTATGGAATGATAGGGAAAAAAAATTAA
- a CDS encoding ABC transporter permease: MLFHRLSSLLYLKWRQSWLASFIWTISLVAVTVIVASAFTELFKSDQERNALSQTMENPAMTAMVGPGYGLDNYTNGAMMAHEMLLFTAIVFAIMSILLITRLTRKEEEEGKFELIRSLPVGRLSSLSSAVILVSSLNIFIGAVIAISLSLSNLDGFSVEGSILYGFTLAAAGLVFTGVTAVVAQLTETSRSTLGLSIGIMLIAYLVRAIGDVSNETLSRISPLGLILRTEVYVQNYWWPVMVTVLIFIILILLAFYLHSYRDVGAGLLPAKPGKKEASILLRSPLGVILRLQRTTIISWLAALLLLGVSYGSIFGDLESFFEGNDMLQQLLGDSTEYTMTEQFTTLLMVIMSIFATIPAVISFLKIRGEEKKERNDHLLTTGISRHKLFYYYLGISIVMGIAGLFISIFGLWASSVMVMDEPIPLINLIKAGFSYIPAMLSIMMLATVLFGLVPRWTSLVWAYVVFSFFTVYLGGLMDIPEWLSNLSSFAHIPQIPVEDFDATPLIILSIISIAGILCGQIAYRNRDA; encoded by the coding sequence ATGCTTTTTCATCGTTTATCATCTTTGCTGTATTTGAAATGGCGGCAAAGCTGGTTAGCAAGCTTCATCTGGACGATTTCACTAGTAGCGGTAACAGTGATCGTTGCTTCTGCTTTCACTGAATTGTTTAAATCGGATCAGGAACGAAATGCTTTGTCACAAACTATGGAGAATCCGGCAATGACGGCGATGGTCGGCCCAGGATATGGACTTGATAATTATACGAATGGTGCCATGATGGCACATGAAATGTTGCTGTTTACAGCCATTGTTTTTGCCATCATGAGTATTCTTTTAATCACCAGACTGACACGGAAAGAAGAAGAAGAAGGTAAATTTGAATTAATTCGTTCGTTACCAGTTGGCCGGCTTTCAAGCTTAAGCAGTGCCGTTATTTTGGTTTCTTCTTTAAACATATTTATCGGTGCGGTGATAGCGATCAGCTTAAGCTTAAGTAATTTAGACGGTTTTAGTGTAGAAGGGTCAATACTCTACGGCTTTACCCTTGCTGCGGCTGGATTAGTGTTTACTGGAGTGACGGCCGTAGTGGCGCAATTAACCGAAACGTCCAGAAGTACGTTAGGTTTATCGATCGGTATTATGCTGATTGCTTATCTTGTTCGTGCAATAGGAGATGTAAGCAATGAAACGCTTAGTCGTATTTCCCCGTTAGGGCTGATTTTGCGAACAGAAGTATATGTCCAAAATTATTGGTGGCCAGTGATGGTTACGGTTTTAATATTTATCATTTTGATATTACTTGCTTTTTATTTACACAGTTATCGTGATGTGGGGGCAGGGTTGCTGCCAGCGAAACCAGGTAAGAAAGAAGCCTCTATATTGCTGCGGTCACCATTAGGGGTGATATTACGGTTGCAGCGTACGACCATTATATCCTGGTTAGCTGCTCTATTGCTTCTGGGTGTTTCCTACGGCTCTATATTTGGTGACCTTGAATCTTTCTTTGAGGGGAATGACATGTTGCAGCAATTGCTTGGAGATAGTACGGAATATACGATGACGGAACAATTTACTACATTGTTAATGGTGATTATGTCGATATTCGCAACGATTCCTGCTGTTATCTCTTTTTTGAAAATAAGAGGAGAAGAAAAGAAAGAACGAAATGATCATCTGCTAACGACAGGTATTTCTCGTCATAAATTGTTTTATTATTATCTTGGCATTTCGATTGTAATGGGCATTGCCGGTCTGTTTATTTCGATATTTGGACTTTGGGCAAGTTCTGTCATGGTGATGGATGAGCCAATTCCGTTGATCAATTTAATCAAAGCAGGTTTTTCCTACATTCCAGCAATGTTAAGCATAATGATGCTGGCAACCGTTCTGTTCGGTCTGGTGCCAAGGTGGACATCGCTCGTCTGGGCTTATGTGGTCTTTTCATTTTTTACTGTTTATTTAGGTGGATTGATGGATATCCCAGAATGGCTGTCGAACCTGTCCAGTTTCGCCCATATACCACAAATTCCGGTAGAGGATTTTGACGCAACACCTTTAATCATTTTATCGATTATAAGCATAGCAGGTATTCTCTGTGGGCAAATCGCTTATCGGAATCGAGATGCATAG
- a CDS encoding ATP-grasp domain-containing protein has translation MIGWLIYRQKDAEKNHQFIQWLQIEAAAIDMELTLVLYEELTYGVEAGQLVVRWKEKNLPDFVVMRAIDLLLSQQLEWLNIPVFNNSRVAAIANDKARTHQLFARHGIPMMDTHFIAGPHDVSYPLIVKDVTGRGGEQVRKIENKQDMPDLTDGNYILQQMAVPGKDVRVFVMGNTVIGSVLRTSSSDFRANYSLGGNATIYELSTDEQTLVNRIIDVIQADFIGIDFVFGDDGTFYLNEIEDIVGSRTLTSLTDINIAQLYMTHIKKQLLAKG, from the coding sequence ATGATCGGCTGGCTGATTTACCGTCAAAAAGATGCTGAAAAAAATCATCAGTTTATCCAGTGGCTGCAAATAGAAGCAGCTGCCATTGATATGGAATTGACACTTGTACTATATGAAGAGCTGACATATGGAGTGGAGGCTGGACAATTAGTTGTTCGCTGGAAAGAAAAGAACTTACCTGACTTCGTGGTTATGCGTGCGATCGATCTGCTATTATCTCAGCAGTTGGAATGGCTCAATATTCCAGTCTTCAATAATTCCCGGGTGGCGGCTATTGCAAATGATAAGGCCAGGACGCATCAGTTATTTGCACGGCATGGCATTCCAATGATGGATACTCACTTTATAGCTGGACCACACGATGTCAGCTATCCCTTGATTGTAAAGGATGTAACAGGTCGCGGTGGTGAGCAAGTAAGGAAGATTGAGAACAAACAAGACATGCCAGATTTGACAGATGGCAATTATATTCTTCAACAAATGGCTGTGCCAGGTAAGGATGTACGCGTGTTTGTAATGGGAAATACGGTCATTGGCAGTGTTTTAAGAACGTCGTCATCTGATTTTCGTGCAAACTATTCGTTAGGCGGTAATGCGACAATATATGAATTAAGTACTGACGAACAAACTCTTGTGAATCGAATTATAGACGTAATACAAGCTGATTTTATCGGTATTGATTTTGTGTTTGGTGATGACGGCACATTTTATTTAAATGAAATAGAGGACATTGTCGGAAGTCGTACACTAACAAGTCTGACCGATATTAATATCGCACAATTGTATATGACACATATAAAAAAACAACTCTTGGCAAAAGGTTAA